CCTTACGGTAACTAGGTACGGTTACTTGTATTGTTGCTGCATCCAGTGCTACTGCGGTATTACCAGGTATATAATTATTAATTGCTTCAGCAACAGAAATTGCTGTGCTAAAATCTGGCGAATATAATGAAAATTTAATATGAGTTAAAGAGGAAAATTGAAAATCAATTTCATTTTCTACTATTGCTCCGCTTTGGATATACCCAGTAGTTTCTACAGACATATTTTTAGTTTTTACTTCTGCTGCAGCTGGAGTAAATTCAGAGATTGTAACTGAACCTTGGGCAACAGCATAAACATTGCCATCAGCACCAAGCAATGGCGTAGCCAACAAAGTTCCACCTTTTAGACTTTTTGCATCTCCTAACGCACTAACTTTTATATCAATTCTTGATCCTTGTCTGGAAAAGGGCGGTAAATTTGCTGTAACAGTTACCGCAGCAATATTTTTAGTTTTGATATTAGTATCGCCTTGGGTATTAATTCCTAAACGCTCTAAAAAATCTGTTAAACCTTGCTTGGTAAATATGGCGTTATTTAGATTATCACCACTACCATTTAGTCCGGCAACTAATCCGTAACCTACTAGCAAGTTTTCACGCACACCTTCAATGGCAGCTATATCTTTAATTCTTGTTTCACTGTAAGTAGTAAAACTCATTAATATCATAGCAACACTTGATAGTGTTTTCGAGAGAGGTCTAAGTATTTGCCACATAATGTTTTTATTATTTGTTAGTTCAAATTATTTCCACTTGGAGTGTATTTCAGGTCGATAATTTTAGCAAATTATAATATTCAATTGCTTTATTTAAATCATCTATTGTATCTACTGAAATAGGTATATCATCAACATAACATATACCTATATCTATGTCATATTGTAAAGCTCTTAACTGTTCTAATTTTTCTTGTATTTCCAATGCTGATTGCGGCAATTTTACAAATTTTTTGAGAGTATCTTTATGGAAACCATAGATACCAATATGATATAGGAATTCTGTGGCTCCGTAGGGAATCATACTACGAGAAAAATATAAGGCTTTGTCGTTGTTATCTACCACTGCCTTAACATTACTGCTACTGCTGGCAATATCAATACCCACCTTAGCTACCGGGGTTACGATACCATATTGTGATTTTTTTAAGCATGCTATTACATTTAAGATTACGGAGGCTTTGATAAAAGGCATGTCGCCTTGTACATTTATCACATATTTTAGCTGCTGGCGGTGGTCAAGATTTTGTAAAGCTTCATAAACTCGATCTGTTCCTGATGAGCAATCAATATTAGTCATAATATATTTCCCGCCAGCTGCAATTACCTCATTGGCAACGAGTTCGGAATCGGTAGCAACGTAAATGTTTTTTAGGCCAGTAGCTTGCACCTGATTTACTACATGTGCAATCATGCTTTTATTACCTATAAGCTGTAGTGGTTTTTGTTTCAGCCGCTCCGATCCTAGTCTTGATGGAATAATAACAGCAACGTCGGAGTGAGCGGAGTGAGTATACATTTTACCTTTAATCTAAAATAATAATTGACATGGTAGCTTTTTTGTCCGATAAAGTAAAACCAAATTATGGTGTTTTTAGACCTAAATTTAATATTTATAAATTTAATATCAACCACCATAATTAATGAATAATGAGCCCGTAGCTCAGTTGGTAGAGCACTTGACTTTTAATCATGTGGTCCCGGGTTCAAGTCCCGGCGGGCTCACCACATCTATATAAATTTAAAACTGGATTGCTTTGTAAATGTACTGGCAGCGAATTTTTTAGGATTCGGCTGTGCAAAACAAAGTAATTACTGCGCAGCATCAGCCGAAGCAAAAAAATTAACATGGCTTTGCTATACGTGGGAATCGCAAGTTTTATAATCATCTAGAATATGTACCAAGAAATTAACAGGCGATCTATGCCTGGTATGCTCTAGATATCATATTGTGCTTTAATATATTAAACACTGATTCAATTAGTGATCGTTTACGTAACATAATTTTATCATCCAACTCAAGTAGATGATTCTTCATATCCTTACGAATACCGGTAAATAATCTTAAATTTCTAGCATAAAGCTTATCCCATGAATTCTTGGATATATGCCTTTATCACCAAACAATTTACCCTGTAATCCTGTTGTAATAGCCTCAACTATTGATAAATCACTTGTGTTTGTTTTTGTTACTCATGCCAATTTTAGCAGTTCTATCAAACACTTATCGAGAAACAAAACTACCTAAATTTTTCAGTCCACCATAATCTCATGTAAACAACTTCCATTACCGATCATTTCTATCTCTTCTACATCAAGGTTTAGCTCGTATGGAAGCTCGTATGGAAGTTCAATAATAGTTTTCCCGAAACCTATCCACTCTTTTATCACTGAATCTAATAGATCATTTATAAGCTCATCCGGTAAATCCTGAATAGGCTTTTGTTTTTCTTGTTGCTCTTTGAATTTTTGAGCTCTTTTCTGTTGTTCAAGCAGAGCCTTGTTGTAAAGCTGCTGTTCTTCCTCATTTAATTCGTCGGATTTACACTCAGTGGCAAATTTCTTTATAGTTTTTGTTTGACGTAACACATCAAGCATAATTTTGTATTCTTCTCCAGAAGGATTTCTGCTACCATATCCAGGTAAAT
The genomic region above belongs to Candidatus Trichorickettsia mobilis and contains:
- a CDS encoding flagellar basal body P-ring protein FlgI; the protein is MSFTTYSETRIKDIAAIEGVRENLLVGYGLVAGLNGSGDNLNNAIFTKQGLTDFLERLGINTQGDTNIKTKNIAAVTVTANLPPFSRQGSRIDIKVSALGDAKSLKGGTLLATPLLGADGNVYAVAQGSVTISEFTPAAAEVKTKNMSVETTGYIQSGAIVENEIDFQFSSLTHIKFSLYSPDFSTAISVAEAINNYIPGNTAVALDAATIQVTVPSYRKDDMIEFIAEVEKLKVKPDYKAKIVINEATGTVVIGDKVHIRSVAIAQGNLVVNVGQLDYDKLSPTMPEAKQDLVNKFVNDKRGRAVHELNEGATLSELVSGLNKLGVWPRDIISILHNMKSVGALDAVIEIR
- a CDS encoding 3-deoxy-manno-octulosonate cytidylyltransferase; its protein translation is MYTHSAHSDVAVIIPSRLGSERLKQKPLQLIGNKSMIAHVVNQVQATGLKNIYVATDSELVANEVIAAGGKYIMTNIDCSSGTDRVYEALQNLDHRQQLKYVINVQGDMPFIKASVILNVIACLKKSQYGIVTPVAKVGIDIASSSSNVKAVVDNNDKALYFSRSMIPYGATEFLYHIGIYGFHKDTLKKFVKLPQSALEIQEKLEQLRALQYDIDIGICYVDDIPISVDTIDDLNKAIEYYNLLKLST